The proteins below are encoded in one region of Bifidobacterium catenulatum DSM 16992 = JCM 1194 = LMG 11043:
- the rpsL gene encoding 30S ribosomal protein S12, whose protein sequence is MPTIEQLVRKGRQAKPKKSKTLALKGSPLRRGVCTRVYTTTPRKPNSALRKVARVRLSSGVEVTAYIPGEGHNLQEHSIVLVRGGRVKDLPGVRYHIVRGALDTQGVKDRKQGRSLYGAKKAK, encoded by the coding sequence TTGCCTACTATTGAACAGCTCGTCCGTAAGGGACGTCAGGCAAAGCCGAAGAAGTCCAAGACTTTGGCACTGAAGGGAAGCCCGCTGCGCCGCGGCGTGTGCACCCGTGTTTACACCACCACCCCGAGGAAGCCGAACTCGGCACTGCGTAAGGTCGCTCGTGTGCGTCTGAGCTCCGGTGTGGAAGTCACCGCTTATATCCCGGGCGAGGGCCACAACCTGCAGGAGCACTCCATTGTGCTCGTGCGCGGCGGCCGTGTCAAGGATCTGCCGGGTGTTCGTTACCACATCGTTCGTGGCGCCCTCGATACCCAGGGTGTGAAGGATCGCAAGCAGGGTCGTTCCCTGTACGGAGCAAAGAAGGCGAAGTAA
- a CDS encoding bile acid:sodium symporter family protein, which translates to MQKVKAFGDWLTKWFTAIVIVWAVFNYFVPQASLWGKSYTGYFLGIVLFGMGLTLTLDDFKRILTQPLMVIVGTVAHFVIMPLVAVLLCWIFRLDGALAVGVILVGCCPSGTSSNVMSYLSRGDVALDVSIGILSTLCAPFMIPLLMQWLASQYVSVPVESLFLNAVKVVLFPIALGVICHAIFGEKIEKITVALPIVSQVAILLIIGVVVAANGPKLFVASSLLAIPVVILHNLCGYALGFGFSKLMYKVYPKGFRYAQQKAITFEVGMQDSALGATLALTSFASNPLAAVPSTFFSVWHNISGSVLSSWWREHDDRHQIHPDSDNGEKGSAAKAREDAVETANS; encoded by the coding sequence ATGCAGAAGGTCAAAGCGTTTGGTGATTGGCTCACCAAGTGGTTCACCGCGATTGTGATTGTGTGGGCTGTGTTCAACTATTTCGTGCCGCAGGCAAGCTTGTGGGGCAAATCCTATACCGGTTATTTCCTAGGTATCGTGCTGTTCGGCATGGGTCTTACCTTGACCCTTGACGATTTCAAGCGCATTCTCACCCAGCCTCTGATGGTCATCGTCGGTACAGTGGCCCACTTCGTCATCATGCCGTTGGTGGCTGTGCTGTTGTGCTGGATTTTCCGTCTTGATGGTGCGCTCGCCGTCGGTGTGATTCTGGTCGGCTGCTGCCCGTCCGGAACCTCGTCCAACGTGATGAGCTATCTGAGTCGTGGCGATGTGGCGCTGGACGTGTCCATCGGCATTTTGTCCACGCTGTGCGCGCCGTTCATGATTCCGCTGTTGATGCAGTGGCTGGCCTCCCAGTATGTGTCGGTTCCGGTGGAATCCCTGTTCCTCAATGCGGTCAAGGTGGTGCTGTTCCCGATCGCTCTTGGCGTGATCTGCCATGCTATTTTCGGCGAGAAGATCGAGAAGATTACGGTCGCTCTGCCGATCGTGTCCCAAGTCGCCATCCTGCTTATCATCGGCGTGGTCGTCGCAGCTAACGGTCCGAAGCTGTTCGTGGCTTCCTCGCTGCTTGCCATCCCGGTGGTCATTTTGCACAACCTGTGTGGATACGCGCTGGGCTTCGGATTCTCCAAACTTATGTACAAGGTGTATCCGAAGGGCTTCCGTTATGCGCAGCAGAAAGCCATCACCTTCGAGGTCGGCATGCAGGATTCCGCGTTGGGGGCGACTTTGGCGCTGACGTCGTTCGCTTCCAATCCGTTGGCCGCGGTGCCGTCCACGTTCTTCAGCGTCTGGCACAACATTTCCGGCTCCGTGCTGTCCAGCTGGTGGCGTGAGCATGATGACAGGCATCAGATCCATCCTGATTCCGACAATGGAGAGAAGGGCTCGGCTGCGAAGGCCCGCGAAGACGCCGTCGAAACAGCTAACAGCTGA
- the rpsG gene encoding 30S ribosomal protein S7, whose translation MSRKGPSKKHQLLPDPIYGSTVVAQLINKILLDGKKSIAEDIVYSALDMVKEKTDQEPVAVLKRALDNIRPSLEVRSRRVGGATYQVPVEVKPARANTLSLRWLTDFSRARREKTMAERLANEILDASNGLGASVKRREDTHKMAEANKAFAHYRW comes from the coding sequence ATGTCACGTAAAGGACCTTCCAAGAAGCATCAGCTGCTGCCGGATCCGATTTACGGTTCCACTGTTGTGGCACAGCTCATCAACAAGATTCTGCTCGACGGCAAGAAGTCGATCGCCGAAGACATCGTCTACTCCGCTCTCGATATGGTCAAGGAAAAGACCGATCAGGAGCCGGTGGCAGTGCTTAAGCGCGCTCTCGACAACATCCGTCCGTCCCTCGAGGTTCGCTCCCGCCGCGTCGGTGGCGCTACCTACCAGGTTCCGGTCGAAGTGAAGCCGGCTCGTGCGAACACCCTGTCCCTGCGCTGGCTGACCGACTTCTCCCGCGCCCGTCGTGAGAAGACCATGGCTGAGCGTCTGGCCAACGAAATCCTCGATGCCTCCAATGGCCTTGGTGCTTCTGTCAAGCGTCGCGAGGATACTCATAAGATGGCAGAGGCCAACAAGGCCTTCGCTCATTACCGCTGGTAA